From the Temnothorax longispinosus isolate EJ_2023e chromosome 6, Tlon_JGU_v1, whole genome shotgun sequence genome, one window contains:
- the LOC139814168 gene encoding flexible cuticle protein 12-like isoform X2, with translation MKLIIAFAAVVAVALAAPPHHQDYSQVVVVKESPLDNIGIDGYQFGYELSSGQAHQESAQLVNAGQENESLAVRGSFSYVDPETNVRYTVNYVADENGFHPEARRPLRPRGRRPRGTPSSSGLQPGGRREGDAAGQHRHRRIPVRLRALQRPDPSGIRPPAEPRPGEREPRRPR, from the exons ATGAAGCTG ATCATTGCCTTCGCTGCCGTCGTAGCCGTCGCCCTCGCGGCACCCCCTCATCATCAGGACTACAGCCAGGTGGTCGTCGTGAAGGAGTCGCCGCTGGACAACATCGGCATCGATGGATACCAGTTCGGCTACGAGCTCTCCAGCGGCCAGGCCCATCAGGAGTCTGCCCAATTGGTGAACGCTGGTCAGGAAAACGAGAGCCTCGCCGTCCGCGGTAGCTTCTCCTACGTCGACCCGGAGACCAACGTCAGATACACCGTCAACTACGTCGCCGACGAAAACGGATTCCATCCCGAGG CTCGTCGCCCTCTGCGCCCTCGTGGCCGTCGCCCTCGCGGCACCCCCTCATCATCAGGACTACAGCCAGGCGGTCGTCGTGAAGGAGACGCCGCTGGACAACATCGGCATCGACGGATACCAGTACGGCTACGAGCTCTCCAACGGCCAGACCCATCAGGAATCCGCCCACCTGCAGAACCCCGGCCAGGAGAACGAGAGCCTCGTCGTCCGCGGTAG
- the LOC139814165 gene encoding transmembrane protein 53 isoform X2: MSDQEDLDYYIMFPSFPPSPKDPTLTAAGQDQREEFVFVYEEDKRPVVILLGWAGCQDRYLAKYSSIYEEKSCITLRYTAPVECLFWRRDKMPYIGKRLLQVITDKRLDEHPIFFHVFSNGGAFLYQHVSLAMQRANTPFKVRGVIFDSAPGERRLTALFKAISAIIGGHPLTNLPMSFVITFFLSVLWFFEAFSRAPIQTNPIALAEEAYSWPQLFLYSNSDTLIPASDVEKFASRRAERGVRVQLVLFTNSPHVKHYTTYRDVYVNTVCGFIHECLISPSPSRSLMSSLDRGDDHGSQSYDAPPGLTKRVVLPHEASKQQN; the protein is encoded by the exons ATGAGCGACCAGGAGGATCTGGATTATTACATCATGTTCCCGTCGTTCCCGCCGTCCCCGAAGGACCCGACGCTGACCGCGGCCGGGCAGGATCAGCGGGAGGAGTTCGTGTTTGTGTACGAGGAGGACAAGCGGCCGGTCGTGATCCTGCTGGGATGGGCCGGCTGTCAGGACCGTTACCTGGCCAAATACAGCTCGATCTACGAGGAGAAGAG CTGCATCACGCTGCGCTACACGGCGCCGGTGGAGTGCCTGTTCTGGCGCCGGGACAAGATGCCTTACATCGGCAAGCGGCTGCTGCAGGTGATCACGGACAAGCGGCTGGACGAGCACCCGATATTCTTCCACGTCTTCAGCAACGGCGGCGCGTTCCTGTATCAGCACGTCAGCCTCGCGATGCAGAGGGCTAACACGCCGTTCAAG GTCAGGGGAGTGATATTCGACAGCGCGCCCGGCGAGAGGAGATTAACGGCGCTTTTCAAGGCGATCAGCGCGATCATCGGCGGTCATCCCCTCACGAACCTGCCGATGTCGTTCGTCATCACGTTCTTCCTCTCCGTACTCTGGTTCTTCGAG GCTTTCAGCAGAGCGCCTATTCAAACGAACCCGATCGCCCTCGCCGAGGAAGCCTATTCCTGGCCTCAGCTGTTTCTGTATTCCAACAGCGACACTCTGATCCCGGCGTCT GACGTCGAGAAGTTCGCCAGCCGGCGGGCCGAGCGGGGTGTGCGGGTCCAGCTCGTCCTGTTCACCAATTCGCCGCACGTCAAGCACTACACGACCTACCGCGACGTCTACGTGAACACCGTGTGCGGCTTCATCCACGAATGCCTGATCTCGCCGAGCCCGTCGAGGAGCCTGATGTCGTCCCTGGATCGCGGCGACGATCATGGCTCCCAGAGCTACGACGCGCCACCGGGTCTCACCAAGCGCGTCGTGCTGCCTCACGAGGCCAGCAAGCAGCAGAATTAG
- the LOC139814165 gene encoding transmembrane protein 53 isoform X1 — MSDQEDLDYYIMFPSFPPSPKDPTLTAAGQDQREEFVFVYEEDKRPVVILLGWAGCQDRYLAKYSSIYEEKSCITLRYTAPVECLFWRRDKMPYIGKRLLQVITDKRLDEHPIFFHVFSNGGAFLYQHVSLAMQRANTPFKVRGVIFDSAPGERRLTALFKAISAIIGGHPLTNLPMSFVITFFLSVLWFFEVIAQAFSRAPIQTNPIALAEEAYSWPQLFLYSNSDTLIPASDVEKFASRRAERGVRVQLVLFTNSPHVKHYTTYRDVYVNTVCGFIHECLISPSPSRSLMSSLDRGDDHGSQSYDAPPGLTKRVVLPHEASKQQN; from the exons ATGAGCGACCAGGAGGATCTGGATTATTACATCATGTTCCCGTCGTTCCCGCCGTCCCCGAAGGACCCGACGCTGACCGCGGCCGGGCAGGATCAGCGGGAGGAGTTCGTGTTTGTGTACGAGGAGGACAAGCGGCCGGTCGTGATCCTGCTGGGATGGGCCGGCTGTCAGGACCGTTACCTGGCCAAATACAGCTCGATCTACGAGGAGAAGAG CTGCATCACGCTGCGCTACACGGCGCCGGTGGAGTGCCTGTTCTGGCGCCGGGACAAGATGCCTTACATCGGCAAGCGGCTGCTGCAGGTGATCACGGACAAGCGGCTGGACGAGCACCCGATATTCTTCCACGTCTTCAGCAACGGCGGCGCGTTCCTGTATCAGCACGTCAGCCTCGCGATGCAGAGGGCTAACACGCCGTTCAAG GTCAGGGGAGTGATATTCGACAGCGCGCCCGGCGAGAGGAGATTAACGGCGCTTTTCAAGGCGATCAGCGCGATCATCGGCGGTCATCCCCTCACGAACCTGCCGATGTCGTTCGTCATCACGTTCTTCCTCTCCGTACTCTGGTTCTTCGAG GTAATTGCGCAGGCTTTCAGCAGAGCGCCTATTCAAACGAACCCGATCGCCCTCGCCGAGGAAGCCTATTCCTGGCCTCAGCTGTTTCTGTATTCCAACAGCGACACTCTGATCCCGGCGTCT GACGTCGAGAAGTTCGCCAGCCGGCGGGCCGAGCGGGGTGTGCGGGTCCAGCTCGTCCTGTTCACCAATTCGCCGCACGTCAAGCACTACACGACCTACCGCGACGTCTACGTGAACACCGTGTGCGGCTTCATCCACGAATGCCTGATCTCGCCGAGCCCGTCGAGGAGCCTGATGTCGTCCCTGGATCGCGGCGACGATCATGGCTCCCAGAGCTACGACGCGCCACCGGGTCTCACCAAGCGCGTCGTGCTGCCTCACGAGGCCAGCAAGCAGCAGAATTAG
- the LOC139814168 gene encoding flexible cuticle protein 12-like isoform X3, protein MKLIIAFAAVVAVALAAPPHHQDYSQVVVVKESPLDNIGIDGYQFGYELSSGQAHQESAQLVNAGQENESLAVRGSFSYVDPETNVRYTVNYVADENGFHPEGAHLPAV, encoded by the exons ATGAAGCTG ATCATTGCCTTCGCTGCCGTCGTAGCCGTCGCCCTCGCGGCACCCCCTCATCATCAGGACTACAGCCAGGTGGTCGTCGTGAAGGAGTCGCCGCTGGACAACATCGGCATCGATGGATACCAGTTCGGCTACGAGCTCTCCAGCGGCCAGGCCCATCAGGAGTCTGCCCAATTGGTGAACGCTGGTCAGGAAAACGAGAGCCTCGCCGTCCGCGGTAGCTTCTCCTACGTCGACCCGGAGACCAACGTCAGATACACCGTCAACTACGTCGCCGACGAAAACGGATTCCATCCCGAGGGTGCGCATCTGCCGGCCGTCTAG
- the LOC139814168 gene encoding flexible cuticle protein 12-like isoform X4 produces the protein MRTLVALCALVAVALAAPPHHQDYSQAVVVKETPLDNIGIDGYQYGYELSNGQTHQESAHLQNPGQENESLVVRGSFSYVDPETNVKYTVNYVADENGFHPEGAHLPSV, from the exons ATGAGAACA CTCGTCGCCCTCTGCGCCCTCGTGGCCGTCGCCCTCGCGGCACCCCCTCATCATCAGGACTACAGCCAGGCGGTCGTCGTGAAGGAGACGCCGCTGGACAACATCGGCATCGACGGATACCAGTACGGCTACGAGCTCTCCAACGGCCAGACCCATCAGGAATCCGCCCACCTGCAGAACCCCGGCCAGGAGAACGAGAGCCTCGTCGTCCGCGGTAGCTTCTCCTACGTCGACCCTGAGACCAACGTCAAGTACACCGTCAACTACGTCGCCGACGAGAACGGATTCCATCCCGAGGGTGCGCATCTGCCGAGCGTTTAA
- the LOC139814161 gene encoding uncharacterized protein: protein MPQEIQAMAKFRMLPRTSRIVALCSAANFINAADRVIMPIAIVLMTDEFKWSLYWQGWILSAFAFGYFTSQIIGASTASRFGCKTVLMLAVLLWSISTVITPFLAQSVPLLILCRVVLGLGEGLGLPVIFHLFAHNVPVEERSRAFGYLVAAGSVGQVVASVICPRLPWQTGFYLFGTIGIAWTVLWLMLYQETNSQDEIPLFVPKVAQNRSLRWTEFIAHWPLWALYIAHFAMNWSNYIIMQWLPTYLARNLSANKESISFTAVPYIVNSLIGIVAGHSADTLIQKRWSVLSVRRLMTNIGLIGPGAFLLAFCAVDNLLAAVIFVSISMGLCACNSAGHLSNHADIAPNHAGITFAVSNTIATVPGILCGPLTAELVTASHGWWMPVFVLAAAINFTGAIIYQSHSSALPVL, encoded by the exons ATGCCCCAGGAAATTCAGGCAATGGCGAAATTCAGGATGCTGCCGCGCACGTCGCGCATCGTCGCCCTCTGCTCGGCCGCGAACTTCATAAACGCCGCCGACAGGGTCATCATGCCCATCGCCATCGTCCTGATGACCGACGAGTTCAAGTGGAGTCTGTACTGGCAGGGATGGATACTGTCCGCGTTCGCTTTTGGATACTTCACTAGTCAG ATCATTGGCGCGAGTACGGCGAGTCGTTTCGGCTGCAAGACGGTGCTCATGCTGGCGGTTCTGTTGTGGTCCATTAGCACGGTCATCACGCCGTTCCTGGCGCAGTCGGTGCCCCTACTCATACTCTGCAGGGTGGTTCTGGGACTCGGAGAAGGATTAG GCCTACCCgtgatatttcatttattcgcACATAATGTTCCTGTGGAAGAGAGATCGCGCGCTTTTGGTTACCTGGTAGCTGCTGGTTCCGTTGGCCAAGTGGTCGCGTCCGTT ATATGCCCGCGCTTGCCATGGCAAACTGGATTTTACTTGTTTGGGACAATAGGTATCGCATGGACCGTGTTGTGGCTGATGCTGTATCAGGAAACCAACTCTCAAGATGAGATACCGTTATTTGTTCCTAAA GTAGCTCAGAATAGAAGCTTGCGTTGGACCGAGTTCATTGCTCATTGGCCCCTGTGGGCTTTGTACATAGCGCACTTTGCAATGAACTGgagcaattatataataatgcagtGGCTGCCAACTTATTTGGCAAGAAACTTGTCTGCGAACAAGGAGAGTATTAGTTTCACAGCTGTcccttatattgttaattctCTCATTGGCATTG TTGCCGGTCACAGCGCTGACActttaatacaaaaaagatGGTCTGTTTTATCTGTTAGAAGATTGATGACAAATATAGGCCTAATAGGACCAGGTGCTTTTCTATTAGCTTTCTGTGCTGTAGATAATCTGCTTGCTGCGGTcat CTTTGTTTCAATATCCATGGGCCTCTGCGCGTGCAACTCTGCCGGACATTTAAGTAATCATGCGGATATAGCTCCGAATCATGCGGGAATTACATTTGCCGTTTCAAATACAAtt GCGACAGTACCTGGAATTCTCTGTGGACCATTGACAGCCGAATTAGTGACTGCCTCGCACGGTTGGTGGATGCCGGTTTTCGTGCTGGCGGCAGCGATTAATTTTACCGGGGCTATAATATACCAAAGCCACAGTTCGGCGCTTCCAGTGTTGTGA
- the LOC139814163 gene encoding serine protease inhibitor 3/4-like, which produces MATPTGKNSAIQAVSQGAHLFSIDFVKNVAKEAPGNLICSSLSANIALSMAADGAVGTTEAQFKDVLKLPATKSQTREGYQNLIDKLNNVENVTLKLANKIFIDKSFPVKPGYKQNLKTYYRSGIQSVDFAKSDEVANIVNTWCKEKTNNRIDSIISPADVDPNTDPALILANAVYFKGKWGQVFDPKATTDRPFHIDANTVREVPTMHRIGDYKYAELPEYDAKCIELPYANEDVSMVIILPNKIDGLAALTDKLEEVSAECSIRLAETYEHEVRVFLPKFKIVSTLNLGDTLSQKMGLDKPFSNSAEFGGISDMPLKINKVFQKAFIEVNEEGSEAVAVIGTLKGGGWGSPTISDVFDVNRPFYYYIRHNKGTFVKIRRDHYIRYSEGPFVSLFEGHVSMPEM; this is translated from the exons ATGGCCACACCAACTGGAAAAAATTCGGCCATTCAGGCTGTTTCTCAGGGTGCTCATTTGTTCTCTATCGACTTTGTCAAG AATGTTGCAAAAGAAGCACCAGGCAATTTGATATGCTCTTCCCTGAGCGCCAACATCGCTCTGAGCATGGCTGCTGACGGCGCTGTTGGAACTACCGAGGCACAGTTTAAAGATGTTCTTAAGCTTCCAGCTACGAAATCACAGACTCGGGAAGGTTACCAGAATCTCATTGATAAATTGAAT AATGTTGAGAATGTCACTTTGAAGCTCGCTAACAAGATATTTATCGACAAAAGTTTTCCAGTGAAACCTGGGTATAAACAGAATCTCAAGACATACTATCGTTCCGGCATTCAGTCGGTAGACTTCGCTAAAAGCGACGAAGTCGCGAACATCGTTAACACCTGGTGCAAGGAGAAAACCAACAATCGCATCGACAGCATTATTAGTCCCG cCGACGTGGATCCTAATACTGATCCTGCACTGATACTCGCAAACGCGGTGTACTTCAAGGGCAAATGGGGCCAAGTGTTTGATCCTAAGGCTACCACGGACCGTCCATTCCACATTGACGCCAACACCGTAAGAGAAGTTCCTACTATGCACAGAATAGGCGACTACAAGTACGCCGAATTGCCGGAATATGACGCTAAATGCATCGAGCTGCCGTACGCG AATGAAGACGTCAGCATGGTGATTATCCTACCCAATAAAATTGACGGTCTAGCTGCGCTGACCGACAAACTCGAGGAAGTTAGCGCGGAATGTAGCATCCGCCTCGCCGAAACGTACGAACATGAGGTCCGAGTGTTCCTGCCCAAGTTCAAGATCGTGTCCACATTGAATCTTGGAGATACGTTGTCTCAGAAG ATGGGTCTCGATAAACCGTTCAGCAACAGCGCTGAATTTGGTGGCATTTCGGATATGCCGTTGAAGATCAACAAAGTCTTCCAAAAAGCTTTCATCGAAGTTAATGAAGAGGGTAGCGAGGCGGTCGCCGTCATTG GAACACTGAAGGGTGGGGGTTGGGGTTCCCCAACAATTTCCGATGTATTTGACGTAAATCGaccattttattattatattcgccACAACAAAGGAACGTTTGTCAAGATAAGACGCGATCATTATATTCGCTACAGCGAAGGACCGTTTGTATCTTTGTTCGAAGGTCATGTAAGCATGCCAGAAATGTAG
- the LOC139814164 gene encoding uncharacterized protein — MLREENYWAKGKDRIDNARTKKLYETLEKMTCEIDRVQKSFADPKANHYLRKSANNVLRTSSKPSLQEKAEILRSVIFPDRKARTKSAVSRPRNVDSEIIGRDMARVRFDEAAENILTDKQPRKNLLSKYTTKKRSVHTDANKHDIANDARSVHTIAADTCNKKRNAAVTDIAKPTFADGTKTRARIKSSIEELLQRYNCNDIYKSHGIVEEERYPLDIKPSASNIADILACHNIGSHVFYENFERRSDGYDSDDYPSENDKDRSCSNTATTVTQMTSVDTIRENRRIRDNNDTRLTKAIDARAFDTRTQSSVTNCQDNAFIEMGLNKNLSRDTLSQILQSEYLRKNLSL, encoded by the coding sequence ATGTTACGAGAGGAAAACTACTGGGCGAAAGGCAAAGATCGCATTGACAATGCCCGAACGAAAAAATTGTACGAAACGTTAGAGAAGATGACGTGCGAGATAGACAGAGTTCAGAAAAGTTTCGCGGATCCCAAGGCGAACCATTATTTGCGCAAAAGCGCGAATAACGTCCTCAGAACGAGTAGCAAGCCGAGTTTACAGGAAAAAGCCGAAATTCTGAGAAGCGTAATCTTTCCCGACAGAAAAGCCAGAACCAAATCGGCGGTCTCTCGTCCGAGAAACGTCGATAGCGAAATAATTGGTAGGGATATGGCAAGGGTGCGATTTGACGAAGCTGCGGAAAATATTTTGACGGATAAACAGCCGCGTAAGAATTTACTTTCGAAATACACCACGAAAAAGCGATCTGTACACACTGACGCGAATAAACACGATATCGCCAATGATGCTAGATCAGTTCACACAATTGCAGCGGATACCTGCAATAAAAAGCGAAATGCAGCTGTTACAGATATAGCGAAGCCAACGTTTGCAGACGGCACCAAGACGAGGGCGAGAATAAAATCTTCCATCGAGGAATTACTGCAACGTTATAACTGCaacgatatttataaatcacaCGGTATCGTGGAGGAAGAGCGTTATCCTCTAGATATAAAACCATCGGCAAGCAATATCGCGGATATTCTAGCGTGTCACAATATCGGATCACACgtgttttatgaaaatttcgaAAGACGCAGCGACGGCTACGATTCGGACGATTACCCAAGCGAAAATGACAAAGATCGTTCTTGCTCAAATACTGCAACCACAGTCACGCAAATGACGTCCGTTGATACTATCCgagaaaatagaagaattcGTGATAACAACGATACACGATTGACGAAAGCGATCGACGCGAGAGCTTTCGATACTCGGACACAGTCGAGCGTGACAAACTGCCAAGATAACGCCTTTATTGAAATGggattaaacaaaaatttatcgaGAGATACGCTGTCGCAAATACTGCAGTCGGAATACCTGAGAAAGAACTTATCTTTATAA